The Salmo salar chromosome ssa02, Ssal_v3.1, whole genome shotgun sequence genome segment tcctccacgtctcctgatgtactggcctgtctcctggtagcgcctccatgctctggacactacgctgacaaacacagcaaaccttcttgccacagctcgcattgatgtgccatcctggatgagctgcactacctgagccacttgtgtgggttgtagactccgtctcatgctaccactagagtgaaagcaccgccagcattcaaaagtgaccgaaacatcagccaggaagcataggaactgagaagtggtccttggtccccacctgcagaaccactcctttattgggggtgtcttgctaattgcctataatttccacctgttgtctattccatttgcacaacagcatgtgaaatttattgtcaatcagtgttgcttcctaagtggacagtttgatttcacagaagtgtgattgacttggagttacattgggttgtttaagtgttccctttatttttttgagcagtataatatatatatatatatatatatatatatatatatatatatatatatgatatatatatatgtatatatatgtatatatatacagttgaagtcggaagtttacatagacttaggttggactcattaaaattcgtttttcaaccactccattgtcacgtcctgaccctaatAAGATGTAACTTTCTATAgtaaagtaggtcagggcgtgacagggggtgttttgggtggtttgtctatgttttctatttctatgttttgttctagtattctatttctatgttggaggtttttgggatgatctccaattagaggaagctggttcgcgttgtctctaattggagatcatatttaagttgggtttTTTCTAGTGAGTTTGTGggcagttgtattctgtttagttgtgttctgttctgtgtagacttcagtacctgacagaactgttagctgtTCGTTTtggttttgttattttctttagtgttctgagtttaaataaacgtcattatgagcactcaacacgctgcgccttggtcccctctatacgacagccgttacatccatacatttcttgttaacaaactatagttttggcaagtcggttagtcatttttcagcaattgtttacagacagattaaatacactaagttgactgtgcccttaaacagctgggaaaattccagaaaatgatgtcatggctttagaagcttctgataggctaattgacatcatctgagtcaattgccggtgtacctgtggatgtatttcaaggcctaccgtcaaacccagtgcctctttgcttgacatcatgggaaaatcaaaagaaatcagccaagacctcagaaaacaaatggtagacctctacaagtctggttcatccttgggagcaatttccaaatgcctgaaggtaccatgttcatctgtacaaacaacagtacgcaagtataaacaccatgggaccacgcagccgtcataccgctcagaaaggagacgcgttctgtctcctagagatgaacgtagtttgatgcgaaaagtgcaaatcaaatcCCAGAAgaaaagcaaaggaccttgtgaagatgctggaggaaacaggtacaaaagtatctagatccacagtaaaacgagtcctatatcgacataacctgaaaggccgctcagcaaggaagaagccactgctccaaaaccgccataaaaaaagcctgtttggccataatgaccatcgttatgtttggaggaaaaagggagaggcttgcaagccgaagaacaccatccctaccgtgaagcatgggggtggcagcatcatgttgtgggtgtgctttgctgcaggagggactggtgcacttcacaaaatagatggcatcatgaggcaggaaaattatgtggatatattaaagcaacatctcaagacatcagtcaggaagttaaagcttggtcgcaaatgagtcatccaaatggacaatgaccccaagcatacttccaaagttgtggcaaaatggcttaaggacaacaaagtcaaggtattggagtggccatcacaaagccctgacctcaaacccatagaaaatgtgtgggcagaactgaaaaagcatgtgcgagcaaggaggcctacaaaacctgactcagacacaccagctctgtcaggaggaaggggccaaaattcacccaatttattgtgggaagcttgtggaaggctacccaaaacgtttgacccaagttaaacaatttaaaggcaatgctaccaaatactaattgagtgtatgtaacttctgacccactgggaacgtgatgaaagtaataaaaactgaaataaatcattctctctactattcttctgatatttcacattcttaaaattaagtggtgatcctaacagacctaagacagggaatatttactaggattaaatgtcaggaattgtgaaaaactgagttgaaatgtatttggctaaggtgtatgtaaatgtatgacttcaactgtatatatatcttATAACTTGTAATGTCCTCATTCAACACAGTATCTGACCAATTAGGTCTGCatctgcgtgtttgtgtgtgtgcccgtgtgtgtttgtgcatgtgtagaAAGATCTCTGCAGCTACGCACCACCAGGCTGTGGATTACAACATCTTTGAGGGCATGGAATGCCACGGTGTTCCCGTGGTGACCATCTCCAGAGGGAAGGTTGTCTATGAGAGAGGTCAGCTGAAGACCCAGCCAGGACAGGGCCGCTTCATCCCCAGACAGCCCTACGCAGAGTTCATCTACAAGCGAGTCAACCAGAGGGAACAGGTCTGTCTCAATATTATAGCGTTTTGTGACATATCGCTTTATTATAAAGTTTCATAATGTTCCGTGACTACATCTATAATGTGCTATTCATGTATTTATAAGGCCCAATAACACTTTATAAGAAGTTTCATCAAGTGTTGTAGTTATACCTGTATTATTAACTGTGGTTTTTAAAAAGCTGTTTGTTTGTTTTCCAGGTGGGACAGCCTCGTCCTGTAATCAGGAAGCCTTATGATGGTGAAATCATCGCCATATAAAGGAATGGAACTCATCATGAAAGAGACTGTTTAGCTCAGGATCTACATGCAACGTGTCCGTGAATTTTGATATGCTGGACCAAGATAAAATGTATGTTTGTTTGAATGCAAATGCCAGTCAATGTTTTGATTCTGATGATATTATGTTGCCAAACTATTTAGTACAATTTATACAATTGCATAACATGTATTATGTTATTACCATGTGAAATAAACACTTGCATAGTTatatttgatgatgatgatgcccaTTTAAACACTTAACTTCCAACAATATGTCTTTGTTACTGTATGTTTGTATCTGGCATGTTGGACATTGGATGAGAGTCTACCCTTACCTCCGTGTTAGACTATGGCTGGGATACCTTCAAATGCAGGTTGTCTAGAAGCACACAGTGTTTCACATTGAAAGCTAATTTCAACTTGAGCTGACATACACAGCGTTTACCATGAACATGAGCTTCACAAACTCTGGGGAAAATTGTCAGTAGTGCAGCGCGCATTGCTGCAACGTGCATGGCCTTTGTAAAAAAGGCCCAGTGCTAATGTCACACAGCATCACATTACACATTGGGATTGTCTCCTACTGGGCATTCTGGCATGCTGGCGTGGTACTGAGCCGCTGGCGCTCTGCAGACATAATGTGAGTTTATCAGAGGAAACGCTACGGGtcagtggcagcagtgtgtgagtCACAGTCAGCCCACTCATCTCTGTGCCTGCTCTGTGGCTCTGCCTTCTCTTTCACTGTGCCTTCTCTTTCACTGTGCCTTCTCTCAGTAACAGACCTGGGTTAAAATAGTacatattttctttcaaaaacttaCACTGCACTTTACGGAGTTGACCTGCCTGGCACAATTGAGCAATGGCATGTCCAATTGTGGTATTAGGCAACATTTTTCACATGATCCTTTATCTTCATATACAGTGGGGTTTGACATTATTGAagcccttgataaagatgagcaaaaataattaatatactgagctatattgtatgctccccAAATTTttgaaaattatattattttatactaatacactcGCTGAAGAGAAAAGGTAAGGgtaaaaatgattgacaccccggttttcaatacctttcaatacctgaccttgcgaggataacggtgctgagcttttttctaaaatgttttatgagttggagaacacattgggagcgATCTTAGACACTTCCGCCATACAGAATCCtttcagatccttgatatccttagtatgcgcttatggactgccctcttcaattcaaaccacgttttcaatggggttcatgtCTGAGATTGCCATTGCAAAATTTTGATTTTTGTAGACAATTAactatttctttgtggattttgatgggttattgtcttgctagaCGATCCACTTGAggtcaagtttcagcctcctgtcAGAGGCAacaaggtttttggctaaaatgtccttgtACTGGGTAAAGATCATGATGgcattgaccttaacaagggccccaggaccagttgaggcaaaacagccccaaaacatcaaagctccaccaccatattttacagtggGTATGGGGTGCTTTTCTGCTTATGCATTCTCATTTatgagctctattttcatgtcatccaacaaatgtaaatgccTGGAGTTTGCTAGATGGCATTGGCAATTGGATAGGAACCGGTGCTGTAACGGGGTGCGTACactggtggcagagaagtcaggcgcaggagagcgaaaactgatttacaacggtgtcctttaataaacataaaaaccaccgtaaacagaacaatcaatgaatgggtcaaacaaaacccggtatcTACCAGCATCACGTACAcaagcactacaagaaacaattccggacaaggacatgggggaacaaagggttaaatacacaacatgtaattgatggaattgaaaccaggtgtgagggaagacaagacaaaacaaatggaaaatgaaaggtggatcggcgatggctagaaggccggtgacgttgaccgccgaacgccgcccgaactaggagagggaccgatgctttggtcagatgacataaaaatagagctctttggccggGCACGCCAGTTGTGGGTTTCGTGTCGAAAGGAGAATTTgcaacaaaatcaacattttgcaatggccatctcagtttccggacttgaaacccattgaaaacctgtggtttgaattgattaGAGCAGTCCATAGGAGCAGACTTAGGATATCAAGTATCTGGAAGGATTCTTTATTGAGAAATGGTTTAAGATCCCTCTCagtgtgttctccaactcataaaacaatttggaaaaaggctcagtgccgttattCTCACAAGGTGAgatattgaaaggtattgaaaacaggggtgtcaatatTTTTTACCCCTAACTCTTtgagaaaaaaattatattacttgttaaacaaaattgtTCTctcagcaattgtattagtataaataatataatttcccaatgTTTTGCAGTATAGAATGTAGCTCAGTATTTCAATGATTTATTTTATGCAGTCATAATTTTGAACCCCGCTGTAAATACCTTGAGACAAAATAATCtggtaaatgtcatatttcaacgTTACGGAAGCTTAGAGGGGTACGTCTCCTGACTGACTGTCAGCATTCTGTGAAGGGGAATGTGCATGATGGGAACTGAATAGTGGTGTGCACATTTAGGGAAGGTCTGGTTTGCGTGATGATGTCAGCAAAACTGTCCCTGTCGTTTTTGATCGACATTAAACAACTGAAACAGATATCGTGTTTTGCAGGGCTTTGTGTTCTCATTGCAGACAATTACCCTGTGCACTTATGATCATCCAAACTCCATAGGCATGGTAACAATGAAGAAAATGCAGAAGTTAAAGACATGACATAGAGATACAAGAAGTTTATATCTCAGTTACTGGGATTGATGGCTGTTTTTGTGGTCTTTTTATTCTTTAAAATGAAGTGTAATTTTGTCCCAATTATTCAGTGTTTGAACTATTTACATCTCACATTAGATTGCTTCTAAAAGTTGCTTGGAAACCTTGGTAACcatcatttaacctttatttttattattataaaaacatgtttttttacctttatttatacaggtacgTGAATCAACAAACcaaaatactgtatgtatttacaatgacaacatgTCATTAGTCTAGATTAGAGTTGTTATATAATGTAACGTGTTACATAATTCACATTTCACAATTCACATTTTCAACAAAAAAAGGGTGTCTCTCACTTCTTCCTGTAGCAGCAGAAAGTGTAGCTTGCTTACTGAATGGGGTCATCCTCCTGTGGTCTGTAGAGTATTGGACACCAGAAATCTGGCTGATGAAGAAAGTATGGATTAATCAAACAGTACATTAGTAATTTACATATACTGTATCTATTGTTTTACTGAGAAATTAATCTGCACTTTTTCCCTGGGACAAATTATGACAATGTGCAGTACTGTAGGCCACATAAGAAAATCTATGTAATATACGGTATTATACCAATTTAAGATCTCCATCAGTGTTTATCAATGATCTCTGGATTATACAGACCTTCTGAATGAGGGATCTCAGACTGCTTTCCTCAGCTTTCCTGTTCCCTTCCATTCTTGATCTCTTCTTCGGGATCTTAGCATGCAGAAACGCCACCCTGTCCTCAGCATTAGTGGAGAAGAACTGCTCGAACACCATGAGCCTGATCTGTGTGAGCTTGGCAGACATCAGGGCCATGCTGCGAAGGGCAGCTAGTAACACAACCAGAAGCAGGATGGAGTCATAGAGTAGTAGTATGGGTTTAGGAAGGCAACTCCTCTCAAAGATGGACACCTGGTAGGAGAAATCCCTCCTGTTGATCTCCTCTGAAATGGGAACACCAATAACAGTCATGTCTTCCTGAAACAACAATGGTTCAGTAGAGCAACAGGGTTATAGCCTAGTAGCTAGATTGTATTGAATGAATTAATGCAATAAATCATTGACTAAGACTGTATCTTGTTGTGTGTTTTACTAACATAGCTACTTACATTTATGTTCATAATCAAAGGAACATGAAATGGTTCTAGCTCATGAAGTCGCGTTCTgatgacctcaactaaccagaACATGAGTACATCAACACCTATGAACAAGACCCAGGCTAGACAATGGGTGAACACTGGGAAACTGAATTTCAGCATGGCTTTCCCTTCCATGGCACTGAGTCGAGGGGAAGGGATGGTGATGTAGCGTCTGGCCTCCTTCAATGTGAGGGGGAGCACTGGAAGCCTTCCTTCTGCCTTCTGTTTCTCATCAAAATGAGTGAACGTCCTGGTTATGTACACGTTTTCACATTTCTTGTTGTGGCGGTATCTCCTCAAGTGCAGCACTGTGAAGCCCATCAGTAGGAGGAAACTGAAGGCAGAGAAAAGTCTCTGACCTACAGAGGACAGCATGTCCAATGCGGCCAAGATGCTCTTTGCAGTTCCATTCAGAGTCCTCTCACCTCCAACCAGCCTCTCCATCAACTTCTCAGAGTCTCCTCTGGACGTGACCTCCAGATCAGAAACCAACTCCGCCACCCCGAAGTCTGTGAATGCTCTGTGTACGTCGCCGACCCATCTCAACATCCTGACGtagttatagagcggtgtggtgTCGATGGACACCCTCTTGGCCTGCAGGTTGCACACCATACTCCTACTGAGCCCTAGGATGTCCTGCAGTGTGTTCTGGACATTCTTGAGAACCACCAAACTAGTCCCGGCGGTGATGAGAACGTTCTGGCCCTGCCTCATCccacaagacagcacaaacagaaccCCAAGGCATCGCACCCTcttagagaggaacagagaggccCCCACTACTACCCAGCAGGAGCCTGCTATTCCAGCAGCCACCATCAGGCCGTACTGCAGGACAtagagcaggtagaggaggaggatggagctCAGGACGAGACTGAAGGTGAGACAGATGATCAAGAGGACTGATCGGTTTCTCCAGCCCTGCCTGGTGTTTGTTGTGTATAGGTCTGCAGCAGCGGCCCAGGAGCGATACAGGGTTTGTTTCAATTGAGGGCAAGTTGTTTTCATCATTGATGAAATCACAATACCTGAAAAAGGTAGAAAGACAAATATGTGTCTGATAACACCGTAAATCCTTGAAAATTCCATGACTGAAATTGTCTCAGATTAACctgtgtagggggcagtattttcacggccggatgaaaaacgtacccaatttaaacaggttactactctggtccagaaactataatatgcatattattagtagatttggatagaaaaccctctgaagtttctaaaactgtttgaatggtgtctgtgtgtataacagaactcatatggcaggcaaaaacctgagaaaaatccaagcaggaagtggaaagtcagaattgtagttcttcttttgattctctatcaaaactacagtgtctgtggggtgacgttgcacttcctaaggcttccattggctgtcaacaaccttcagaaagtggtttgagcattctcctgtcactgggcagataagaggagctcagttactgagtggactgcctggcaacaaagggattggatatgcgcagtcacgcgagcgcaccgttccttctttttcttcttgaatgaatatgctattgtccagttggaatattatcgcaattttacgttaaaaataccataaagattgactttaaacagcgtttgacatgcttctaagtacggtaatggaacattttcacttttcgtctctggtactgcgctcgcgcatgtatgcctttggatagtgacctgaatgcacgaacaaaggtatttggacataaatatggagtatttcgaacaaaaacaacatttcttgtggaagtagcagtcctgggagtgcattctgacgaagatcagcaaaggtaagacaatatttataatagtaattctgagtttaggtttccccgaacttggcgggtgtctgtatcgctgtgatggctgagctatgtactcggaatattgaaaaatgtgctttctccgtaaagctattttaaaatctgacacagcggttgcatccaggagtagtctatctataattctttaaataattgttatatattttgtcaacatttatgagtatttttgtaaattgatgtgcacatcaCCGgagggttttggtgggaatacattttctgaacatcacgcgccaatgtaaaatgctgtttttggatataaatatgaactttatcgaacaaaacatacatgtattgtgtaacataatgtcctaggagtgtcatctgatgaagatcgtcaaaggttagtgcttcatttagctgtgttttgggttttattgactcatgtccttgcttggaaaatggctgtgtgattatttttgtctatgtactctcctaacataaatccaagtatttccaaagggttcacatactttttcttgcgaCTGTAATTCATTAGGTTAGAACTATGTAATTTCCATTAAACCATTTAATTTCTTTGTAAATATCTGGTCATTTATCTACGTAAAATAAAGTGCTACCCAAGCACACTGAAGAAATAGATTAAAACAAAACAACCAGGCATTCAGAAAGAATAATCAAATAAtctattaaaacctgttggggacccCTTCCTGCTCTGATCCCACTAACGGGATTTATTGACAagataccatggcgggaaattcaaaactgcaagaatctaataatttcaatttctcaaacaatcaactatttttcaccatttgaaagataaacatctcctaaatacaaccacattgtccgatttcaaagaggctttacggcgaaagcataaagttaggttatgttaggagagtacattgaaaatagctgtgtgt includes the following:
- the LOC106579055 gene encoding dendritic cell-specific transmembrane protein-like, with amino-acid sequence MMKTTCPQLKQTLYRSWAAAADLYTTNTRQGWRNRSVLLIICLTFSLVLSSILLLYLLYVLQYGLMVAAGIAGSCWVVVGASLFLSKRVRCLGVLFVLSCGMRQGQNVLITAGTSLVVLKNVQNTLQDILGLSRSMVCNLQAKRVSIDTTPLYNYVRMLRWVGDVHRAFTDFGVAELVSDLEVTSRGDSEKLMERLVGGERTLNGTAKSILAALDMLSSVGQRLFSAFSFLLLMGFTVLHLRRYRHNKKCENVYITRTFTHFDEKQKAEGRLPVLPLTLKEARRYITIPSPRLSAMEGKAMLKFSFPVFTHCLAWVLFIGVDVLMFWLVEVIRTRLHELEPFHVPLIMNINEDMTVIGVPISEEINRRDFSYQVSIFERSCLPKPILLLYDSILLLVVLLAALRSMALMSAKLTQIRLMVFEQFFSTNAEDRVAFLHAKIPKKRSRMEGNRKAEESSLRSLIQKPDFWCPILYRPQEDDPIQ